The following proteins are co-located in the Sporolituus thermophilus DSM 23256 genome:
- a CDS encoding glycosyltransferase family 2 protein, with amino-acid sequence MITVVVPAKNEAGRITTVLQNLGTLPIDHIILVCNGSKDGTMQEVLQMRLPKLQIIYFEECLGIDVPRAIGAKMALTLGSDVVAFVDGDMVGTFIENLMELVDGVLLKHLDMALTNCYPSPPRHVERYNPTFQWRLNLNKELGLDKKISLATPAHGPHAVSRRLLETIPMRELAIPPVAMALARLHKLRIDIATTIPHYRLGSSIKNQIHTNKIIDTIVGDCLEAIAVFHGQPRTRQWQHKTYIGYHSDRRFDLIDLFLSPKKE; translated from the coding sequence ATGATAACCGTAGTCGTTCCAGCCAAGAACGAAGCCGGCCGCATCACCACGGTGCTGCAAAACTTGGGAACCCTGCCGATCGATCACATTATTCTGGTATGCAACGGCTCTAAAGACGGCACTATGCAGGAAGTTTTGCAGATGCGGCTGCCAAAACTGCAGATCATCTATTTTGAGGAATGTCTGGGCATCGATGTCCCTCGCGCCATCGGCGCCAAAATGGCCTTGACTTTAGGCAGCGATGTCGTCGCTTTTGTAGATGGTGACATGGTCGGCACCTTCATCGAAAACTTGATGGAATTAGTTGACGGCGTTCTGCTAAAGCACCTCGACATGGCGCTGACAAACTGCTACCCATCGCCACCGCGCCACGTTGAACGCTATAACCCAACTTTTCAATGGCGACTCAACCTCAACAAAGAACTCGGACTGGATAAAAAAATCAGCTTGGCCACCCCGGCCCACGGCCCCCACGCCGTTTCCCGCCGGCTCTTGGAAACCATCCCCATGCGGGAACTGGCCATCCCACCGGTGGCTATGGCACTTGCCAGGCTGCACAAACTCCGCATTGATATCGCCACCACCATCCCCCACTATCGGCTAGGGTCTTCCATCAAGAATCAAATCCATACCAACAAAATCATCGACACTATTGTCGGCGACTGTTTGGAAGCCATCGCCGTCTTTCACGGTCAGCCGCGGACCCGTCAATGGCAGCACAAAACCTATATCGGCTACCATAGTGACCGCCGCTTTGACCTTATTGACCTTTTTCTCAGCCCCAAAAAAGAGTAA
- a CDS encoding complex I subunit 4 family protein, with the protein MTGFPILTTILLAPILGALALALLPKGAEKTIKIVAACAMGVSLSLSIYCYFAYDLAVGGMQFTENVPWLNDLGVTYAMGVDGISLPLMLLTTLIGFSAVFASWSVDHRPKEFFILLLILTAGVIGTFITRDLFIFLLFYELVVIPIYIMVIVWGSSKRVTKEYAGMKLTLYLLIGSAFMLVGVVALYLTAYPAGLRTFSMEALARAHELGNLPEDFQIFAFFLLLLGFGSLLSMWPLHSWSPDGYAGAPTAVSMIHAGVLKKIGGYGLIRLGLLVLPLGAKFWAPLIALLGVANVVYAAFIALAQKDMKYVVGYSSVSHMGFVLIGFAALNVIGLNGAVANMFAHGVMSALFFAMIGYVYEKTHTRHIPDLGGLAHQLPRVATGFMLAGMASLGLPGLIGFVPEFTIFVGAFRQYPLPTLLAITGIILTALYTLRVLANVLFGPRLVQYDNCRDVRGPALVPLLALGSVLVVFGLFPGLLIRMVNSGVEPLLPLLAKLQDAPALIGGIFR; encoded by the coding sequence ATGACCGGTTTTCCCATTCTAACTACTATTTTGCTCGCGCCCATTCTTGGTGCTTTGGCACTTGCCTTGCTACCCAAAGGCGCGGAGAAAACGATTAAAATAGTTGCGGCCTGCGCTATGGGCGTGTCCCTGAGCCTGTCAATCTATTGTTATTTTGCTTATGATCTTGCTGTTGGCGGGATGCAATTTACGGAAAATGTGCCTTGGCTCAACGATCTTGGCGTTACTTACGCCATGGGGGTGGACGGCATCTCGTTGCCGCTCATGCTCTTAACGACACTCATTGGCTTTTCCGCCGTCTTCGCTTCCTGGAGTGTGGATCACCGGCCTAAGGAGTTTTTCATTCTACTGCTGATCCTCACCGCCGGGGTCATCGGTACGTTTATCACCCGCGATCTCTTCATTTTCTTGCTTTTTTATGAACTGGTCGTCATCCCCATTTACATCATGGTAATCGTCTGGGGTTCGAGCAAGCGGGTGACGAAGGAGTATGCCGGTATGAAGCTGACGCTGTACTTGCTCATTGGGTCGGCCTTCATGCTGGTTGGTGTGGTCGCTTTGTATCTTACGGCGTACCCGGCCGGCCTGCGCACGTTCAGCATGGAGGCCTTAGCCCGGGCCCATGAACTGGGCAACTTGCCCGAAGATTTTCAGATTTTTGCCTTTTTCCTACTCCTGCTTGGCTTTGGGTCGCTCCTTTCGATGTGGCCGCTGCACAGCTGGTCGCCTGATGGTTATGCCGGCGCGCCTACCGCGGTATCGATGATCCATGCCGGCGTTCTGAAAAAAATCGGCGGTTACGGCCTCATCCGCCTGGGCCTGTTGGTACTGCCCCTGGGGGCTAAATTCTGGGCGCCGCTCATCGCGCTATTGGGAGTGGCCAACGTGGTGTATGCCGCCTTCATTGCCTTGGCCCAGAAGGATATGAAATATGTTGTCGGTTATTCGTCGGTTTCCCATATGGGGTTTGTCCTTATTGGCTTTGCCGCCCTCAATGTCATTGGTCTTAACGGGGCGGTGGCCAATATGTTCGCCCACGGCGTCATGAGCGCCTTGTTCTTTGCCATGATCGGTTATGTCTACGAAAAAACCCATACCCGCCATATTCCTGATTTGGGCGGCCTGGCTCACCAGCTGCCGCGGGTAGCCACCGGTTTTATGCTGGCAGGCATGGCTTCACTCGGCCTACCGGGACTAATCGGTTTCGTTCCCGAGTTTACCATTTTCGTTGGCGCCTTCCGCCAATATCCGCTGCCAACGCTGCTAGCTATCACCGGGATCATCCTTACCGCCCTGTACACTCTGCGCGTACTGGCCAATGTCTTGTTTGGGCCACGCCTGGTGCAGTACGACAACTGTCGCGACGTCCGCGGCCCGGCCTTGGTGCCGCTGCTGGCGCTGGGCTCGGTGCTGGTGGTTTTCGGACTATTCCCTGGTCTACTCATCAGGATGGTTAATAGCGGCGTCGAACCGCTGTTGCCACTCTTAGCCAAACTCCAGGACGCGCCGGCCTTGATTGGAGGGATTTTCCGATGA
- the nuoL gene encoding NADH-quinone oxidoreductase subunit L: MFSDFALHHAWLIPLLPAAAFVLIAFVLRGVPLAAAFAAIGASAVSFSLAVGVGAAVITGPITVETPFIQRITWFTMPGLHVDMGVYIDPTAAMMLLVVTLVSLLVQIYSVGYMHGDPGFTRFFAYLSLFAAAMLGLVVAVNFVQLFVFWELVGLCSYLLIGYYFYKLSAREAAKKAFITTRVGDFGLLLGILFLQVLFGTLDFYELSGKIPAYVAQHGTGLLTMVAILVFIGPVGKSGQFPLHVWLPDAMEGPTPVSALIHAATMVVAGVYLVARAYGLFSALPAAMTVVAWVGGFTALFAAAIAVTQRELKRILAYSTVSQLGYMMLALGVGSLTASMFHLMTHAFFKALMFLAAGSVLHALHDKADIFRMGGLRQKMPVTFAAMAVGVLAIAGIPPFAGFFSKDEILLAAAQVSWPLYAVATVTAFLTAFYMARMFFVVFFGQPNPDDHPHECGPAMLIALVVLGIFSVIGGWVPYAYHFGEWVRFGPAHHAAINWIIAGVSTALSVAAMALAWLIYGVRAVPATVLKQRFAWLYNLSYRKFYIDELYLWLCRTFVDGAGRLLYWVDVYVVDGVVNGVAAMTRGLGGRLRFAQTGQVQHYALVLFSATVLLAAIFVLADGGSAVATWTGGALK; encoded by the coding sequence ATGTTCAGCGATTTCGCCTTGCATCACGCCTGGCTTATCCCCTTGCTGCCGGCGGCCGCTTTCGTCCTCATCGCCTTTGTGCTGCGCGGGGTGCCGCTGGCGGCGGCGTTCGCGGCCATTGGCGCCAGTGCCGTTAGTTTTAGCCTCGCCGTGGGGGTGGGGGCTGCTGTCATTACCGGTCCTATTACGGTAGAAACCCCTTTTATTCAGCGTATAACCTGGTTTACCATGCCCGGTCTGCATGTGGACATGGGCGTGTATATCGACCCCACGGCAGCGATGATGCTGCTGGTGGTGACGCTGGTGTCGCTGCTGGTGCAGATTTACTCGGTAGGATACATGCATGGCGACCCCGGGTTTACCCGCTTTTTTGCGTATTTGTCGCTGTTTGCCGCCGCAATGCTCGGGTTGGTGGTTGCCGTCAACTTTGTTCAACTGTTCGTATTCTGGGAACTGGTGGGCTTGTGCTCTTATCTGCTTATTGGCTATTACTTCTATAAGCTGTCGGCCCGGGAAGCGGCAAAAAAAGCGTTTATCACTACTCGCGTTGGCGATTTTGGCCTGTTGCTCGGCATACTTTTTCTCCAGGTGCTGTTCGGTACGTTGGACTTTTATGAACTGAGCGGCAAAATTCCCGCTTATGTCGCCCAGCATGGCACTGGACTGTTGACCATGGTGGCCATCCTGGTTTTTATCGGCCCGGTCGGCAAGTCGGGCCAGTTTCCGCTCCATGTGTGGCTGCCGGATGCCATGGAAGGCCCGACGCCTGTTTCGGCCCTTATTCATGCCGCTACCATGGTGGTGGCCGGCGTGTATCTGGTGGCCCGCGCCTACGGCTTGTTCAGCGCCCTGCCGGCGGCGATGACGGTGGTGGCCTGGGTAGGGGGCTTTACCGCCTTGTTTGCCGCCGCCATTGCCGTTACGCAGCGGGAACTCAAACGGATTCTGGCTTATTCCACGGTCAGCCAGCTTGGCTATATGATGCTGGCACTCGGCGTCGGCAGCCTGACGGCATCAATGTTTCACCTCATGACCCATGCCTTCTTTAAAGCGCTCATGTTTTTGGCGGCTGGCTCGGTTTTGCACGCCTTGCATGACAAAGCCGATATTTTTCGCATGGGCGGCCTCCGGCAGAAAATGCCGGTCACTTTTGCCGCCATGGCTGTCGGCGTGCTGGCTATCGCCGGTATTCCCCCCTTCGCCGGCTTTTTTTCGAAAGACGAAATTCTCTTAGCCGCCGCCCAGGTGAGCTGGCCCCTTTATGCGGTGGCAACGGTTACGGCGTTTTTGACCGCCTTTTATATGGCCCGCATGTTTTTTGTCGTTTTCTTCGGGCAGCCTAATCCGGACGACCATCCCCATGAATGCGGCCCGGCTATGCTGATTGCGCTGGTAGTGCTCGGCATTTTTTCCGTGATTGGTGGTTGGGTGCCGTATGCTTATCACTTTGGCGAATGGGTACGCTTTGGCCCGGCTCATCATGCCGCGATTAACTGGATAATCGCCGGGGTGTCCACGGCGCTGTCGGTGGCGGCCATGGCTTTGGCCTGGCTGATTTACGGCGTTCGCGCCGTGCCGGCGACGGTTCTCAAACAGCGGTTCGCATGGCTGTATAATCTTAGTTACCGCAAATTTTACATCGATGAGCTGTATTTATGGTTGTGTCGCACTTTTGTTGACGGGGCGGGGCGACTGCTCTACTGGGTGGATGTATATGTGGTGGACGGCGTGGTTAACGGTGTCGCAGCCATGACGCGCGGTCTTGGCGGTAGACTGCGCTTCGCCCAGACTGGTCAGGTACAGCACTATGCGCTGGTCCTGTTTAGCGCCACCGTGCTGCTGGCGGCCATTTTCGTGCTAGCGGACGGTGGCTCAGCCGTCGCTACCTGGACGGGAGGTGCCCTGAAATGA
- the rsmA gene encoding 16S rRNA (adenine(1518)-N(6)/adenine(1519)-N(6))-dimethyltransferase RsmA has protein sequence MIQPKIAKRDVTLHILKTFGIQTSKKLGQNFLVNEQVVDGIVAAAAVKPGEAVLEIGPGIGTLTQGLAEAGANVTAVELDRQLLDVLAKTLAGYDNVRVIHGDILRIDISREIKAEKFKVIANLPYYITTPIIMRLLEERLPVELMVTMVQKEVAERMVAAPGSKDYGALSVAVQFYTQPEIMFIVPPQAFIPAPAVESAVIRCIVRPEPPVSVTDEKAFFRVVKAAFAQRRKTLANALKGGGIAKDVVADMLRRTGIDGSRRGETLTLAEFAALANAWTAQQ, from the coding sequence ATGATTCAGCCTAAAATTGCCAAACGGGACGTAACGCTCCACATCCTGAAAACTTTTGGCATTCAGACGAGTAAAAAACTGGGGCAAAATTTTCTGGTCAATGAGCAGGTAGTGGACGGCATCGTCGCGGCCGCAGCGGTAAAACCGGGCGAGGCGGTGCTGGAAATCGGGCCGGGAATCGGCACCCTGACGCAAGGCTTGGCCGAAGCCGGCGCGAACGTGACGGCTGTCGAACTCGACCGGCAATTACTGGATGTATTGGCAAAAACGCTGGCGGGATATGACAATGTGCGCGTCATTCATGGCGATATTCTCCGCATCGACATTTCCCGGGAAATAAAGGCGGAAAAGTTTAAAGTTATTGCCAATTTGCCCTATTATATTACAACCCCGATCATTATGCGCCTGCTGGAAGAGCGGCTGCCCGTCGAACTTATGGTGACGATGGTGCAAAAGGAAGTAGCCGAGCGCATGGTGGCTGCCCCTGGCAGCAAAGACTACGGCGCTTTGTCGGTAGCCGTACAGTTTTATACCCAGCCGGAAATTATGTTTATTGTTCCGCCGCAGGCGTTTATCCCTGCGCCGGCGGTCGAATCGGCAGTTATCCGCTGCATCGTGCGGCCAGAGCCCCCGGTGTCCGTGACCGATGAAAAGGCCTTCTTCCGCGTCGTTAAAGCTGCTTTTGCCCAGCGGCGCAAGACGCTGGCCAATGCCTTGAAAGGCGGTGGTATTGCCAAAGATGTAGTGGCCGACATGCTGCGCCGGACCGGTATCGACGGCAGTCGGCGCGGCGAGACGCTCACATTGGCGGAGTTTGCCGCCCTGGCGAACGCCTGGACTGCTCAGCAATAG
- the nuoK gene encoding NADH-quinone oxidoreductase subunit NuoK yields MTIGLAHFLVVGAALFGLGLYGLFTKRNTVAILMCIELMLNAVNLNMLAFSRFVTPETFVGQIFAIFNITVAAAEVAVGLALIFSIYRDRASVYADDLDWMKW; encoded by the coding sequence ATGACGATAGGTCTGGCGCATTTCCTGGTTGTTGGCGCTGCCCTGTTCGGCCTGGGTCTGTATGGCCTGTTTACCAAGCGCAACACGGTGGCGATCCTTATGTGCATCGAACTGATGCTGAATGCCGTCAATCTCAATATGCTTGCTTTCTCCCGCTTCGTTACCCCTGAGACCTTTGTCGGTCAGATTTTCGCCATCTTCAACATCACCGTGGCGGCTGCTGAGGTGGCGGTGGGCTTGGCGCTCATTTTCAGCATTTATCGCGACCGCGCTTCGGTTTATGCTGACGACCTTGACTGGATGAAATGGTAA
- a CDS encoding NADH-quinone oxidoreductase subunit N produces the protein MNLAILTTEIVTVCLAAFLVLLDLVIPEDEPRRGLGYLAVLGLLGIFGHTFTQYGVNASLYNGLFVVDNFAVFFKQIFLLAAILTILFSFEYVDCLPCYRGEFFALIVFAVLGMMVMVSASDLLTLFVGMELMTITFFILVGYHLGNGKGSEAGMKYLILGAASTAVLLYGVSLVYGFTGSVVLTDIASRVASTPAVLLGAILIFAGFAFKIAAVPFHVWSPDIYEGAPVPITALLAMASKAAGFAVLLRVFLIAFPAFQANWLTAVGILAAASMIIGNLIAIPQRNIKRLLAYSSVAQAGYMLAGMVAADTAGVKGILFYAMLYVFANVGAFAVVTAVYNHTGSDDLTAYEGLAQKSPLLAAIMTVALLSMAGIPPLAGFVGKLYLFAAVVEKGYLWLAFIGFIMSMVSVYYYLLVTKAMYMKAPADRAPLILSEPLRWAALASFIATLFFGVYPGPLSAMAAAAAKSLF, from the coding sequence ATGAACCTCGCCATCCTCACCACCGAGATTGTTACCGTCTGCTTGGCCGCCTTTCTTGTTTTGCTGGATCTTGTCATTCCCGAGGACGAACCGCGCCGCGGATTGGGTTATCTGGCTGTTTTGGGACTGCTTGGTATTTTTGGCCATACCTTCACCCAGTACGGCGTAAACGCCAGTTTGTATAACGGCCTCTTTGTCGTCGATAACTTTGCCGTCTTTTTTAAGCAGATTTTCCTGTTGGCGGCCATTTTGACCATCCTTTTTTCCTTCGAGTATGTGGACTGTCTGCCATGCTACCGAGGCGAATTTTTCGCGCTTATCGTTTTTGCCGTCCTGGGCATGATGGTCATGGTTTCGGCCAGCGACTTGCTAACATTGTTTGTCGGTATGGAACTTATGACCATTACTTTCTTTATTTTGGTGGGATACCACTTGGGCAACGGCAAGGGCAGCGAAGCGGGGATGAAATATCTTATTCTTGGTGCGGCATCGACCGCGGTGTTGCTGTACGGCGTCAGCCTGGTCTACGGTTTCACCGGGTCGGTCGTCTTAACTGACATCGCCAGTCGTGTCGCCAGCACGCCGGCGGTCCTGTTGGGAGCCATTCTCATTTTTGCCGGCTTTGCGTTCAAAATTGCCGCCGTGCCGTTTCACGTATGGTCGCCTGATATTTATGAAGGGGCGCCGGTGCCAATTACGGCCTTACTGGCCATGGCTTCCAAGGCGGCGGGGTTTGCCGTGTTGCTGCGCGTCTTCCTGATCGCTTTTCCCGCCTTTCAGGCAAACTGGCTGACTGCCGTAGGCATACTGGCTGCTGCCAGCATGATCATCGGCAATCTTATCGCCATCCCACAGCGCAATATCAAGCGGTTGCTTGCTTACTCTTCGGTCGCCCAGGCCGGGTATATGCTGGCCGGGATGGTGGCCGCCGATACCGCCGGGGTCAAGGGAATTTTGTTCTATGCCATGCTCTATGTCTTTGCCAATGTAGGCGCTTTCGCCGTTGTGACTGCAGTTTACAACCATACTGGGTCCGATGATTTGACTGCCTATGAAGGGTTGGCGCAGAAATCGCCGCTCTTGGCGGCAATTATGACGGTGGCGCTCTTATCGATGGCCGGTATTCCGCCGCTTGCCGGGTTTGTCGGCAAGTTGTACCTCTTCGCCGCTGTCGTGGAAAAGGGTTACTTGTGGCTTGCTTTTATCGGCTTTATCATGTCGATGGTTTCCGTATACTACTACTTGCTAGTGACCAAGGCCATGTACATGAAAGCACCGGCTGACCGGGCGCCGCTAATCCTCAGCGAGCCGCTGCGCTGGGCCGCTCTGGCAAGTTTTATCGCCACGCTGTTTTTCGGAGTTTATCCCGGCCCGCTGTCGGCGATGGCCGCTGCCGCGGCGAAGTCATTGTTTTAG
- the rnmV gene encoding ribonuclease M5, with amino-acid sequence MLKEVIVVEGKQDIAAVRRAVDAEVVATGGYNLPPHVLAYLDQAYRKRGLIILTDPDSAGERIRRFLSKRYPQARHAFIPREEAKSEDDIGVEQASPAAIRAALAKVRTQEWRPVEEFTWRDLVTARLTGAPEASARRAAVGARLGIGFANAKTFLRRLNYYGVTRAEFIKALSELEAANDSA; translated from the coding sequence GTGTTGAAAGAAGTGATTGTGGTGGAAGGTAAGCAGGACATCGCGGCTGTCCGGCGGGCGGTAGACGCCGAGGTGGTGGCCACCGGCGGTTATAATTTGCCGCCACACGTTCTCGCTTATCTTGACCAGGCGTACCGCAAACGGGGACTTATCATCCTGACCGATCCGGACAGTGCCGGCGAGCGTATTCGGCGCTTTTTGAGCAAGCGGTACCCCCAGGCCAGGCATGCCTTTATCCCACGGGAGGAGGCCAAAAGCGAAGACGATATTGGCGTAGAGCAGGCTTCGCCGGCGGCAATCCGCGCGGCCTTGGCCAAGGTTCGCACCCAGGAGTGGCGGCCGGTAGAGGAGTTCACCTGGCGGGACCTGGTGACGGCGCGGCTTACCGGTGCCCCCGAAGCGTCAGCCCGCCGGGCCGCCGTGGGCGCCAGACTGGGGATTGGCTTTGCCAACGCCAAAACCTTCTTGCGCCGGCTTAACTACTACGGCGTCACCCGCGCCGAGTTTATTAAGGCCCTGTCAGAATTGGAGGCGGCAAATGATTCAGCCTAA
- the csm5 gene encoding type III-A CRISPR-associated RAMP protein Csm5, producing MLIITLLGTGNYQKTTYEWKENDKTCAYTTEFFPEAIAHFFQPDKIMALVTSQAKAHANFKNFCDRLPGLIEAIDIPEGKSEQDLWAIFDKCAAAIDEKETIILDITHAFRSLPLYVFTVAAYLRRTKGVKIKHIVYGAYEARDERNHSPTLDLRCPGRSEYMYKRYELEVLTPLAIGSGSKISPLEYLINNGKFIRVDMDKFFHDKRFDPNKFIQQAEAGRLDFARNWPFAADHPLYVLSGDKHTLDGLAPGRSEVHEFVREAAGWMVPGSSLKGALRTWTYQAAMTKDDHQKWLEKIEEKAADAKRKKEEAATKAEHAVSGTPNYSAFRALRLGALQQLIPQIWLFMRHGCCRSARTAAMAGAP from the coding sequence ATGCTGATTATTACCCTTTTAGGTACCGGTAATTATCAAAAAACCACTTATGAGTGGAAAGAAAACGATAAAACTTGTGCATATACGACTGAATTTTTCCCAGAAGCAATAGCTCATTTTTTTCAACCGGATAAAATAATGGCGTTGGTCACTTCGCAGGCTAAAGCTCATGCTAATTTTAAAAATTTTTGCGACCGGCTGCCGGGGCTGATCGAGGCGATAGATATTCCGGAAGGAAAATCCGAGCAAGATTTATGGGCTATCTTCGACAAATGCGCCGCGGCCATTGACGAGAAAGAAACCATTATTCTGGATATCACCCATGCCTTCCGGTCACTACCGCTATACGTCTTTACGGTGGCTGCATACCTGCGTCGCACCAAGGGGGTAAAAATCAAACATATCGTCTATGGGGCATATGAGGCGCGTGACGAACGAAACCATTCGCCCACCCTGGATCTACGTTGCCCTGGAAGGAGTGAGTATATGTACAAGCGCTACGAACTAGAAGTGCTTACCCCCCTTGCTATTGGCAGCGGCAGCAAGATATCCCCGCTGGAATATTTGATAAACAACGGTAAATTTATCCGTGTAGATATGGACAAATTTTTCCATGACAAACGCTTTGATCCAAATAAATTTATCCAGCAAGCGGAAGCAGGCCGGCTTGATTTTGCCCGGAACTGGCCGTTTGCTGCCGACCACCCATTATATGTCCTAAGCGGCGACAAACATACTTTGGATGGGTTGGCACCAGGCCGCAGCGAAGTACACGAGTTTGTGCGGGAAGCTGCTGGCTGGATGGTACCCGGCAGCTCGCTCAAAGGCGCGCTCAGGACATGGACATACCAGGCGGCCATGACTAAAGATGATCACCAAAAATGGCTGGAAAAAATTGAAGAAAAAGCTGCTGACGCCAAACGCAAAAAAGAAGAAGCCGCAACTAAAGCCGAACACGCCGTCAGCGGCACTCCCAATTATTCGGCCTTCCGGGCACTTCGCCTTGGCGCTCTGCAGCAGTTGATTCCGCAAATATGGCTGTTTATGCGGCACGGGTGCTGTCGCTCCGCCAGGACGGCAGCTATGGCTGGAGCCCCGTAA
- a CDS encoding 3D domain-containing protein, with protein MSDDQSVWPNRLRSLLAGRRKTALLAALLAISLLVTGFVWAQKKVHVVADGRTIAIRTLHSTIEEVLAQAGVYLGPKDEYRLSTPGLQDGTVIEVYRAVPVTVVYQGKTDIVVTGKPTVGEVLDALGIPRDQVKVAPDRDVRPTAGMTIKVATVTEKLVQQEIELPYPVVRQPDAKLEKGDEAIVADGEVGLKVATVKLRYEDGELAGSETLSEKVVREPKPRIIHVGTRDTVETSRGTLRFKRVQWMEATAYNPTDGAPHGLTATGIPARHGIVAVDPDVIPLGTRVYIPNYGLALAADVGGAIVGNRIDLCMEGYQEAWNFGRRMVKVYILD; from the coding sequence ATGAGTGATGATCAGTCCGTCTGGCCGAACAGGCTGCGGAGCCTGTTGGCCGGACGCCGCAAAACAGCGCTCTTAGCGGCGCTGCTTGCTATATCGCTGCTTGTGACCGGCTTTGTGTGGGCCCAAAAAAAGGTTCATGTTGTCGCTGATGGACGCACTATCGCTATACGCACTTTACATAGCACCATTGAAGAAGTCTTAGCTCAGGCCGGGGTGTACCTGGGGCCAAAAGACGAGTACCGCCTGTCAACACCCGGGCTGCAAGACGGCACGGTTATCGAGGTGTACCGGGCCGTGCCGGTTACGGTTGTCTACCAAGGCAAGACCGACATCGTTGTGACCGGCAAGCCTACGGTCGGGGAAGTACTCGACGCCCTCGGTATTCCCCGCGACCAGGTAAAGGTAGCGCCGGACAGGGATGTCCGCCCAACGGCCGGGATGACTATCAAGGTGGCCACGGTCACGGAAAAACTAGTCCAACAAGAAATCGAACTGCCTTATCCGGTTGTTCGCCAGCCTGACGCCAAGCTGGAAAAAGGCGACGAGGCGATCGTAGCGGACGGCGAGGTTGGCCTTAAGGTAGCTACCGTCAAACTGCGTTATGAAGACGGTGAACTGGCCGGCAGTGAGACCCTGAGCGAAAAGGTGGTGCGCGAACCCAAACCGCGGATAATTCATGTGGGAACCCGTGATACGGTGGAGACGTCGCGCGGCACCCTGCGGTTCAAGCGTGTCCAATGGATGGAGGCTACGGCCTATAACCCGACCGATGGCGCTCCCCATGGTCTTACCGCCACCGGTATCCCGGCCCGGCACGGTATTGTCGCCGTCGACCCGGATGTCATTCCGCTCGGCACGCGGGTTTATATCCCGAATTATGGCTTGGCGCTAGCCGCCGATGTCGGCGGGGCCATCGTCGGCAACAGAATTGATCTGTGCATGGAAGGTTATCAAGAGGCCTGGAATTTCGGCCGCCGTATGGTCAAAGTGTATATTTTGGACTAA
- the cas6 gene encoding CRISPR system precrRNA processing endoribonuclease RAMP protein Cas6, with protein sequence MFDDFCFAVYELTMTAGEHGLVLPEYKGSTLRGGFGHVFRRIACVQRQVDDCRQCLLFATCPYALVFEPAPLPDSAVLKNLSDIPRPFVLEPPADTRRRYAPGEKLVFRLVLVGQVIELLPYFVLAFKELGRIGLGKGRLPCELTGVDYIMPFSGTRYSVYRRDSDRIDVTRQGITLKSLPAGYIQQKSNRLQLVFHTMTRLKHDHKLAGNIPFHVLVRNLLRRISTLYYFYHGGRIATLDYQALIDTAGTIATVYSDLQLVHWERFSNRQQVRMDLPGLVGEVEYEGNIIPFLPLLRLGEIIHVGKGCTFGLGKYEIKAVN encoded by the coding sequence ATGTTTGACGATTTTTGCTTTGCTGTTTACGAGCTGACCATGACGGCTGGCGAACACGGTCTTGTGCTGCCGGAATACAAGGGGTCGACTTTGCGCGGCGGGTTTGGTCATGTTTTCCGGCGCATTGCCTGCGTCCAGCGCCAAGTAGACGACTGCCGCCAGTGCCTGCTTTTCGCCACTTGTCCATATGCGCTGGTATTCGAGCCAGCGCCTTTACCGGATAGCGCTGTGCTCAAAAACCTCAGCGATATTCCCCGGCCGTTTGTCTTAGAGCCGCCAGCTGACACCCGGCGGCGCTATGCGCCAGGTGAAAAACTAGTTTTCCGGCTAGTGCTGGTAGGCCAAGTAATCGAATTGTTGCCTTATTTTGTTCTGGCCTTTAAAGAACTGGGCCGGATTGGTTTAGGAAAAGGGCGCTTGCCCTGCGAACTGACAGGGGTCGACTACATTATGCCTTTTAGTGGTACCCGCTACTCGGTATATAGGCGTGATAGCGATCGCATAGACGTTACCCGACAAGGAATTACGCTCAAAAGTTTGCCGGCTGGATACATTCAACAGAAATCTAACCGCTTGCAGCTGGTTTTCCATACCATGACCCGTCTCAAGCATGATCATAAGTTGGCCGGCAACATCCCCTTCCATGTCCTAGTGCGTAATCTTTTACGTCGTATAAGTACCCTTTATTATTTTTACCATGGCGGTCGTATAGCCACTCTTGACTACCAAGCCCTTATTGACACGGCCGGTACCATTGCCACGGTTTATTCCGACTTACAACTTGTTCACTGGGAACGTTTTTCTAACCGTCAGCAGGTGCGCATGGACCTTCCCGGGTTGGTCGGCGAAGTAGAATACGAGGGAAACATCATCCCTTTTCTGCCTTTACTTCGTTTAGGTGAAATTATACATGTTGGCAAGGGGTGTACCTTCGGCTTGGGAAAGTATGAAATAAAGGCTGTAAATTGA